In Pyrenophora tritici-repentis strain M4 chromosome 6, whole genome shotgun sequence, the DNA window CGTCGCCCGTAATGGACCTCACAACTGGGTGCGCATCTCACAAGAGATCGGCTCAAGGTCACCAAAGCAGTGCAGAGAACGCTACCACCAGAACCTGAAACCAACACTAAACCACGACCCCATCACCGGTGAAGAGGGAGAGCTCATTGAGAAGATGGTCGCTGAGATGGGTAAGAGGTGGGCTGAGATTGCACGGAGGTTAAAGGGACGCAGCGACAACGCAGTGAAGAACTGGTGGAACGGCGGCCAGAACCGACGAAAGCGCAACCCTGAACGTCCAGACCAGAGATCTCGCGAGCACATGCACCATTCTCAGAATGGCTACCACTACCCCTCTCACAGCCTCCCCCATCACGAAGAGCACCGCATGGCCTCATACCAGGACTCACGCAGGCCATCTCTCAGTTCTTCGATGAACTCACCCCATTCACTCAAACTACCTCAACCCCAGCGCTTCGAGCCTTACCCAGGATCGCGACCGCAACCCCTCGACATCTCATCTTACGGATCTCACGCAAGTGTACGAGCCCGGGGATTCGAGACACCTATGCCTTCACCATCTGGCTACTCCATCGTCTCAGCTGACGGCGCTCCTTCCCTCATCACTGACACCGGCTCAGAGTCGAGGTCACCACGCGGCGCTGCCTCCCCCATGGACATTACACTTGCTCCACTTGTAGGTCGCCGGGACGAGCGCAAGAACTCATGCACACGCTACCTCCCAGCCACTGGCTTTGCACCCGAGGATGACTCCTCCCACAACCAATACAGGCGACGAGGCTCACTTCAGCTGCCACCTCTTTACCGCAACGAGCCCCAGGCACCTACTGCAGCGCCCTCTTTCCGGGAGCCCAGCTACGAGCGACCCCAGCCTCCTCAACTCCTCACACAGCCAACACCCCAGCTGACCCACCACCACTCCATGCCTCACACTGCGCCAACAAGCGTTCCACAACGGTCTCTCCCTCCCTTCCACTCAATAACCGAGCCAACGCTCTCCCTACCACAATCATCGAGTGCGGCCACCAGCCCAGCAGCCCGGCAACTACCATCGCCGTATATGCTGCCTTCGATGATGTCAGAGGCCAAGAGCGCACCCGTGTCGCCCAAGGACAGGATGTCCCTGCGAAACATCATGTAGACGTCAATCATGTTCCGTGTCATTCACCGTACCCCTTCTTGTTCATACGCGCACGTTTCGCATTACATACTTCTATTAATGGTCGAAATCAACCATCGACACTTCACTTGCCGCATCTATTTCCCATTCGGCCGTTTGTTTTACATTGAACCAAAAAGGGAAGCTTTATACACGATTTTCAGGATACCCCATGTAGCATTTATGTAAAAGAGAGGGGGATGAGGAACATCAACATGTATCTATTTTGGTCCACTGGGCCTGTTTTGTATCGCGCCTGCCGAAAGTGGTTACAATCCAGCGTTACTTGAGACTTTTGACGGGTCAACTCCGAACACTGCGACAAGCTGTCGTTTGTGATAATACCCACTTGTGCGAGAGCACCTGCATTCGCCTTGTCGCGATGCTAATGAAATACGATCTTCATCAAACGTTGTTCAAGTTCCCTGTCCACACACTTTGTCCATCACACGACTTGCAAGGTCTGGGGTTGCAACCACTCACCAACAAAACCAGGTAGCTTTTCCCCCACGAGCCCTAATCGACGATCGCTAAGTTCCAAGTTTTTGACCTCTTTTGCGGCAAAATCTCACCGCTCCAATGGCACCGAGACCACTGAGGGTATCCACCGCGTGACAGATAGTCGTCAACGTCCGAAGTAGCCACGGAAATGCCTCCACCACCCCTCACACTCTAATGTCGGCCAGACCATCGATCTCGCCACATGTACCGATCAATGGGGGCAGTCGTACCCGTTTCAACATCTGCAGTGTCGCCTAGGCAAACTCGTCATTGGCCCACAACGATTGCTGACGGACAATACCGTTACTTTAGTATAGTTGGTTCGCCTCTCCTTTTTGGGCCACTGCCGCCGGTAGCAAGAATGGAACCACCGAGCAGGATTCTGTCACCATGAGACCTGTAGCCTTGAACTCTGCCTGGGCATTTCCGACATGTCACGTCTACCCTTACTTTCGTGCAAGTGACAAGCGGCAACCCTCTCAAACCTCAAGAGTGGCTTAGGAGGCGTTAGACCCCACTGCAATCTTGCAGGAAACGTGGGAAAGAAGAACTATACACGTACCTTGTGTTCGTAGGCGCGGTACCTGCACTGGCATGCCATGGCTTCACTTTCACCGGACACTACGAATCAAACCCCCCCCCTCGCTCCCTCCCGATGCGGCACGCCCGGTCCTCGCTTTCCTATCGCCAGCAACGTTGCCGAGCAAATTACAAGTCAGGATGCCGACTATCACAAACGTTGACCCGATCTCCCCCTCCCCAGGTCCCACATTTGCAACCACATGGGGGGAATAAAAAACGTCAACGTCAACGTCCCATGGTATCAGGTTCAACCAAAAAGCGCAGAGTCGGCGACTAGAATCTTCATCATTACCGCCCACTATTGCTACCAAAGAAACAGGGCGGTTGGAGAGCCCTTGATCAGGCGGGCTGGTGTTGGTCTTACCAGATGCGGCATTTAGACTTTGATCTACGCCTTAGCGCGCGACGGCGCGCGAGATTTGCAACTAGCGTATATCTGCATGGCCACAAACGTGCGACAAGCGTGGAAAAGACGTGCAAATCCTGTACATTAGGGATAGCTTGAAGCTTGGGAGCCTAATACGGTCGGCTACAACACTAGGCAATAGTGTCTATCGAAATACTTGGTTTCCAGTTTCTGGGATCCCGCCCGTCTGTGAGGGAGGTTGCCGTTATTTTTCACGTCGCCGTTCATTACCATGGTAAACCATACTTGCTGCATCTGACTAGCAGAATGGCGCCGTCGATGGGGGTCGCCGGGCCTAAGCATGGTCGAAAACCACATGTATTACTGATCCCAATCTGCCGGAGACGGCATCTGCAATCATAAAATGCATAGTATAACCGTCGAGACCCGCCCGGGACGGTGGTACTGCGGGTTATCAGGTTCGGATCTGGGAGGGCGAGAAGAGTGGAAAGGCTGGCGATGTTCATCGCAATCCGACGATCGCGGGCCAAGGACCCAGATATGGGCATCTTTTTCAATTCTGATGACGGGTATAATATTTTTTTCTGGTCCAACCTACGACATTCCCGGGATCACTCACATATTGCGACCCCCCAGAGGCCCGTGTGTCGACTTGCCAACGTTGTTCGTTGCGATCATCACAGGCATGATAATGCCCACCCTCCCTCTTCCCTCTAGCGCGGATCTCGCTGGGCAATCCTCCGCGACCGTCCAGTGGCTCGTGTCGAGGCGGCATACCGGTTGAGCCCATGACATAGGATGCACTCGGTGCTGCGGTACCCCGTTGGATCTTGTCTAGGGTTGCCTGTTGAGCCTCAGCGACGTAGTTATGCACGAAACACATGGCCGTCACACGTGCACTACAGCTGTAAGGGTATGCAGGGCTGTCAGACGGGTGTCAGAAGAAACCTCTTGGGCCCAAAGTTTGCAAGCTCTTCGGTAGCTTGTATGTTTGTGTCGGTGAAACGATGCATGTGGCGGTGGGTAGACTATTTCGAGTTACTGTGCCCTCCCCGCGAAACATGCGTCGTTTGCATCGTTTGCGGTGAAGACGTTAGGTGTCAAACGATTGTGGAGTCCCCTTCTCCTAAACGTTGCGGAGTCTTGACTGGTGTCGCTGTTTCTTCTTCTTATGGCGTACTCGGGCCATGCAAGGCGCCCCAGATGCCCCCTCTACGGCCTACCGGCCGCCAGTGTAGTTCCGCCCGAGGCGGAGATGCCccttcttcatctgctgCCCGGCTGCCTTAGTCCTGTGCAATAAGCAAACTCTACCTTCCAATGAAGAGCTTAAAGGTGCATTGGTTGTAGCCATCGATCGCTCTGGCCCTCCCCCATGGCGGAAGAGCTTCCGTAGTCCGTAGTCAAAAAGTCCTCATCTTCAGCTTTCTCCGGACACTGAGCCGCCACGAACCCTCTCCTGACCCTTTTTCTTTCTCCGCAAGCGCGACGCTCGTGAAACCTACAGCTGCCGCCTTTGCCGGAGTTACTCGACGATGGACTCGCTCAGTTGCGGCAAGTCATGTCTTGCTGCAACACCAACGTTGCATTCCGTAGCTCGCGCTGAAAGGGGTGACGAAGAAAAAAGTATCACGCAGCAAACCTTCTCATCTCCCTCAGTCAGCTGCAGTTCTTGGTACGCGTATGCGTACCCTCTTTGCTACAAGCGGCAGTCAGTACCAAAATTTCGTCACGCTGCATGCCTGCGCTTGCATGTTCCGAACAGCTGGCTGCCAGTCGTCTCCACGCACCGTGACGTTACCTTGAAGTGAAGCTCCGCATTGCAAACCCACATCTCTTACGTACCGAGGTGCTTCACGCACACTGCTTGTGACGATGTCGTCGATCGACGTCGTACGGGTCACGCCTCGCTTACAGATACCAGGTAGCGAGATGTTGCCGTAATCCAGGCTCGTATCGCAGAACCCCCGCGCTATAATGTTTGTGTTAAGTATGGGAAGTTACATCCGTGATAATCGGGATTTAATCTACTTCGACCCCTGAGTTATATACGGTGTACGAAGTACTCTATAGTACTGCCGACAGCAATCTCACCTGCATATTGTCCACCCGTCTGACCCTCCTTATGCACATCGTCGGACGTCTTGCTAGAAGCGTCGCATGCATTGCAGTGCAGAAAAGGTGTTGGGGAACGGTAAAACTCGATGCGAAGAATCTCGTAATTGGGCAAAACGTTGGTGTTGTGACTTTAACCGGATACGCATTGGTGGAGAAATTAGCGCGGCACGTGATGTGGTGTGTGAGGCGTTCCCGGCTCGGTGGATCCGACATGATCGCAACCACCACAATCCATAGCAACGCATCTACATCACCATCCATTCCACGTTACACGTAGAGTCTAATAATATCTCATTGGAAATATTCTAGCGACACTCTTCAGTACGCGAGGTCAGGTTTCATCTTGGTTGATGTTTGGCTCCGCCGGCCGAAATGTCGGGCAACGGACTGTATGATCCGGACCAAATCGCGGTGGATACGCGGTGGATTGAACCTTGGAGCGAAGCTTTTAGGGTGAGTGGCTGTTTGTGCTCGTGCTGTTGGTGTGACAAGACTAGTTGGGCGATCTTCATATCAGAACATCAATCATGCCCGGCATACTGCGCACATGTAAACCTCACGGCGATAGTGGCTGACGCCGTGATAGGCACAAAGAGATGTTGGCCTCCGCGTCCCTATCAATTTTCACACTGCTGCAGCGGTGTCGTTGCAACAAGCATGCTTTGCCAACAACCAATACGAGCATAATGCTTTCCAAAAGTGCTTCTCAAATTTACTGGCAGTGGGATTTCCACAGTTCATAGTCGATACCTATTGGGACCCACTGCGTTCAGTATGGAGTTTGTGTCCAGTAGAGCTGCCACAGTCGAATGGAGGTCCCAATTCAGACAGTGTGCCTGTGGCGACTGGGGCAACAGTAGTCGCCTCAAGTGATACTGTGCTGGCACAGATACCACAGTCGACGTTGAAGATACCTCCGTTGAAGCGTCAGGCAACATCATCCGCGGGGGAGTCGCCATCCGCAGCATCTTCGACtccatcttcatcttcgtCAACTTCAGCAAGCGCAGCATCGCCAACTATCATCAACTTTCCGTCTTCCAATGGACCACCAATTCTGCAGGTCGGCAGTTATAACTGCACTTCTTTAATGACACTAGTTCTGCTTACCGGCATATTGCAAAACTTTCTAGAAACAACATCTACCACCACAGGCGCTTCGATTACAATGTTCACTTTCAATGTACATGCACCAGCGTCCTTGAGTGAACCAGATGCACCAGCTCCGAACCTTACTCCGAATCAGCTGCCAGTATCAGGACAGCTTCTCAGCGATGTACTACAGGGCAACCTTTCAGATAAGACTTTTACGCCGTCTCTTTTATCAAGTCAGCGTGCGAATCTGGATAACTCATGGTTTGACGTCAGCTGGAATAATCTCCCATTAGACGGTTACTACGAGACTTTGAAGAATGGTCAAAACCAACGCTTCACCAACAACGGGTGGCCAACAGAGGCATTCATGGAGTTCCAGCAGTTCTATAGGGTTGTTGCTAGCTACGGAACCGTGGATGCTCAGATGTCACTCTACAACATTGGACCAGATCTAGACTACATGTTCCGCCCCGGCACCACCGTCGAAAAAAGAGCAACATCATTCGGCGCCGATGGACGCGTAACATCCGGTTGCCTCTTCGCTGCCAACGAAGACACCGTCATCCAAACAACGAACTCCTCGTTCGCTCTCACTCCCGCACCACCCCTCTCCATCGCCGCAAACCCGGACTTCGCATCCCCCATTCCATCCATCGCCAACCTCACCGCCTGCGGCCTAACCCCGTTCCTCAACCAAACCCTCGCAAACACAACCGCAGACAAGAACCCACTCCCATACGCCGCATACGTACACTCCACACTCTGGACCTTCGCCCCAGGCCAGCCCCTCAACGCCTCAGACGACAGCACCGACCCCAGCGAAAACCGATGTGTCGTAATGATGAGATCGCCCTACCCCAGCCGGTGGCGCGTAACAAACTGCGGCGAAGCCCACCGCGTCGCCTGCCATGACCCCCACAAACCCTACGCCTGGCACATATCCTCCGACGCCACCCCCTACGCAAACGCCGCCTCTTTCTGCGCCTCCCCCGCCGAATTCAGCGTCCCCCACACCCCCCTCGAAAACGCCCACCTCTTCTCTGCTTTCCAGTCCACCGCGCCTACAGACGATGCTGTGTATATCAACTTGAATAGTTTGAGCGTGAGAGATTGCTGGGTCGTCGGCCTCAATGGTACGTGTCCGTATCTGCCTAGTACGGATACAGATCGTACAAGGATTGTGGTTGTGCCGAcggtggcggcggtgctgaTTTTCTTGTTTGCGGTGCTTACTTTCTTTGTAAAGTGTGCGGCTAATCGGAGGGAGACGAGGAGGGGGCGGAAGAGGCGGTTGGTGGATGGATGGGAGTATGAGGGTGTGCCTAGTTAGATTTGGGGTAGTTGGAATGGCCTGGAGGAGGAATTGGCGTTGGGTGAAGTGTATGTATCTTGCGAGGGAGGGTTTGGTTTATAGAGTTTTGTACCGCATATTCTTGCTATTGAGGGATTTTAGATTTTGGGACGTGGCATGGCGTAGTCTATAGACTGGAAATAGTACAACCAGAGCGTGGTATTCGTTATAATGTAGAATATCGAATCACTCGAATCTCATCTTGAGTGAAAGTCTTTGGTTTTTTACATAGCAAAATCGCATGGCAAAACGCGTAACAGGTTGATCTCATGGCAACCTTCATGTATAAATAACAAATTTTAAACTCCGGAATGTTGTTTGCTCAACACCAAAATACGCATTTCCTGATGTATAGGGTGTGCCTGAATGTATTAGCATTACTATATCAGTTTTTGCTATACCTCATGATGCTGTTTCATCTGTCTTTCGTAATCATGTCCTACCTCATCACTGTCTCTTGCATCATTACAAGCCATAGCTCCTAATGCTACAGATTTACCCCGCTTCGCAATTTCTCTCGACAAACAAACACACTCTTGAAATTGTACTATGCGAAATGACGTTGTAACCCACAGTCTACCCCTCCTCACCATCTTCATGGTATTATGCATCACTGTTTTGTCACAGGCTTTGAAACAATTCCCTTGAAGCAGTCGAGCAAGCGAGCACTTCACAAGACATATTTCATCACAGCAAACTATTGTGACGGATACACGTAGATAGAAGGACAGCTAGACAGTGAGATTACGCAAACAGCGCCGATAAAAAGAAACATCTGACAGACATCTTCGCACAGTATCCTTCCCTACATACACACCACAGTCTCTCTACTAGTTTGAGAATCTTGGAGTCTCCCTAAACCCAACATCCACATCAGAACGCTTCCCACATCCACTCGACCCTAGCCCCCCCAAAGCAACCCCAACCCACCAAAACGCAAACATGCCACGCGACCCCTCGGGCGTCCCCCCACACCGGCACCCTCGGCCTCTTCGACGACGTCGACGAACTCGCCACCTCGACCGCCCTCACCACATCCCCATGAACTGCACCGGTTAAAGGGCCAAATCAGGCGTCTGGAACGCCATGATATCTCTGAAGCACGCCGGCAGTACCGGGAGGATGGTAGGGAGGTGCGTAGGGATAATAGGAATgcgaagaaggagaaggGTAAGGGGAAAGAGGGCTGGTGGAAGTCAATATTCAGCACCAAGACACCCAAGACTGCGCGAGAGTTTGCAGAGTCTGAAAGACTACAGTCAACGTACGAAAAAgaagacggagaagacaGTGAGCCCGACAACCGGCAGAAAAATATACAGTACAGAATCGTGCGTCGACCAACTACACCAGAAGCTCCGTGGAAAGCAGAAGATGTACAGAGTGTTGATAGTATATGGTTGCAGGAGTGTGGTATGGTGAGGGTGAGGAGTGAGTGTCCTGGGGGCTGTCGGATTGTTTCTGGGAGGGGGATGGTTGGGTATGTGGAGGATCAGAGTGGGAAGGAGGATCGACTTGGCATATAGGAGTAGGGGAGGGGGATGTGAGGGTAAGGTGCGAGGAGTGGGTTAGGGTGTAGGCTGTGATAGTTTGAGGGACGTGTTGGGATACTGCAGTAAGGACACTGGGGAGATAGTAgggaagaggaagaggctGAGGTTGATACTGGAAGGCGACGTTGAGAGTAATGGAGGGAGGTGTGCCTTGCAGCATCTTTTCAATAACGGCCAGAAGCCGTGTTTGTGTCGACATGTTCGGTTGCTGTAACATTAGCCACGGACTTTGTACCAGGTCCATTCCCTTGAGCATGGCCCTCTTTTCCGAGGTATGGTGCTAACGGTTTGCTTCTTCACTATTTAATCAAACGATGCTTTCATGCGCTTCGTGTTGCAAGTCTGGAAGCAATCCAGACAACAACTGGTCATGAGCCTGTCCGGACTTATACTGGATGGCCATATCCCGGCTGTATCGTGACAAGGGTATTGGTGTTGACCATTGTTCGAATCCTAAGATACTGCTACTCTGCGGAATCTGCCAAGTGTAGGTAAAGTAGAATAATGAATCTTGTCTTCCAGCTCGGCCTGTTAAACGCCACTGAACTACATACATGTAGCCTATGTTTAATtgaaagaaactctcctaACTAGAAAAAAAAAGTGGTCATTCAGAACTTGATAactgttgagaatacagtccgtaagtgacttggtggtatcaagcggaggagtagtcacatgattggtgacacgtgcaggtgggtcctagcggggagcttggacgcagctgcacgcaacacggatctacgaacgtgtgaatagctccttagtcaatacaatacgagtcgtaccaccactaccgttgtgccttagagagcgctctattaggtagtcatactactactaatagtgccagcttctcaataggttatgagcccggttgctCGGTGCTCTACGGTTCGGCGACCCACCAGATCAAGGTGATCTGAAGCCACGAAAGtcgagacgagcttctcgcacacggaagacgagacgagcttctcgcacacggaagacgagacgagcttctcgcatacgaaagacgagacgggcttctcgcacacggaagacgagacgagcttctcgcatacgaaagacgagacgggcttctcgcatacgaaagacgagacgggcttctcgcacacggaagacgagacgagcttctcgcatacgaaagacgagacgggcttctcgcacacggaagacgagacgagcttctcaCACACCGAAAACGAGCATACGGTTCCAGCTAGAGAAAGCTGAAGGGCGCAGACGCCAAAACGTTTACAAACCCACTAAACACCCCCTACACCTCGAAACCACACACAACTACGGCATTTGACGCGTCACAGACAGTCAAAAGCACAACCGCGAAGATGGGCAGCGACGACAGATACGATAAGGAGCCTAAGATCCCAAAGCTGACGAAGGAGAATCACGAGAAATGGTTCCGCAATAACAAACTGAAGCTGAAGGGAAAGGGAATCTTCTACACTATCGAAGTCACGAAGCACGCGTACGCCTGGATTGCACGACATGGAGCTGGCACCTCCACATCAACTGCCAACACCTCTCAAGACCCGGCCGGCACTGTCAACCCTACAGAACAAGCAAGCGTCCTAGGCCTGACAAGCGACTTCGAACGACTGGGAGGTACATGGAACGCTGAAAAGGCAAAGGAATACGACAAGGATGAGGCTAAGGCACTGTTCTACATCACAAACAGTCTCcttgatgatgacgacgctCTCGCAGACGAGTACGAGACTGCATCTGCCCTCTGGACCGCACTGAAGGTCAAGTACTCAAAGACTGATCAGTTGACAGCCAACAACATCATGACCAAGCTTCAGAACTTCACCTGGAAAGACGAGAAGGATGTCGACTACACGTGGGCAAAGCTAAAAGAATACCGCCGCAAGATTATTGCAGCTAAGCCTGCTGCCAAGGGACTCTACAATGATGAGGCACTTCTCCAGATCATGCTACGCgctcttccagaaagctaCGGATCAGTAATCGACTATCTCGATGTCCAGACCTCTCTCACGGTTGACGAAAAGATTGCTGCACTCCGCACGAAGGAGCTGCGACTGAACGACACGGCTGAGCATGCAAATGTAGCATTCCCGAAGTACCGTCACCCGAATGACCATAGAAGCTCGGACTCCTCGATGCGCGACCGCCCCCGTTCTACATCGCCTGAATTAGGCCCATCCACAGGATGCCTCCATTGTAAGGGAAACTGGGCCCGAGACTGCAAATACAAGGGTGAAATTCAGGAATTCGGAAGAAAACTTCGAGAGAAAGACGAAAGAGCTGAGAGACGCGCAGCCAAGTCGAAGAGACCTTCTAGAAATGAGAACAAGAAGCGATCTGACAAACCTGTCAAGCCTACAGTCAAGACAACCTCGAGGCGCAAGCATGGGTACGCAGCCAAGAATCAGGATTCTGACTCTGGAACGGACAATGGCTCCTCAGGCACGGACAGCGAGACCAGCCACGAGTCTACATCCGTGGAAACAGAATGTACGCAACACTGCCATATCTCTGCGGAACAAGCTAGTAAAAGCACACCGGCGAACTGGATTGCTGATACTGGTGCTTCATCACACATGACTGACAAGAGAAACCTGTTTAGAGGACCGCTAAAGCGCACGCCGCTCACCACTATCCAGGTTGGGGGAGGATTTCTTCATTCTACCCAACGTGGTA includes these proteins:
- a CDS encoding REB1, Myb superfamily protein, with the translated sequence MVAHRRGPWSQHEDQWLVNLVARNGPHNWVRISQEIGSRSPKQCRERYHQNLKPTLNHDPITGEEGELIEKMVAEMGKRWAEIARRLKGRSDNAVKNWWNGGQNRRKRNPERPDQRSREHMHHSQNGYHYPSHSLPHHEEHRMASYQDSRRPSLSSSMNSPHSLKLPQPQRFEPYPGSRPQPLDISSYGSHASVRARGFETPMPSPSGYSIVSADGAPSLITDTGSESRSPRGAASPMDITLAPLVGRRDERKNSCTRYLPATGFAPEDDSSHNQYRRRGSLQLPPLYRNEPQAPTAAPSFREPSYERPQPPQLLTQPTPQLTHHHSMPHTAPTSVPQRSLPPFHSITEPTLSLPQSSSAATSPAARQLPSPYMLPSMMSEAKSAPVSPKDRMSLRNIM
- a CDS encoding Atrophin-1 multi-domain protein gives rise to the protein MSGNGLYDPDQIAVDTRWIEPWSEAFRAQRDVGLRVPINFHTAAAVSLQQACFANNQYEHNAFQKCFSNLLAVGFPQFIVDTYWDPLRSVWSLCPVELPQSNGGPNSDSVPVATGATVVASSDTVLAQIPQSTLKIPPLKRQATSSAGESPSAASSTPSSSSSTSASAASPTIINFPSSNGPPILQVGSYNCTSLMTLVLLTGILQNFLETTSTTTGASITMFTFNVHAPASLSEPDAPAPNLTPNQLPVSGQLLSDVLQGNLSDKTFTPSLLSSQRANLDNSWFDVSWNNLPLDGYYETLKNGQNQRFTNNGWPTEAFMEFQQFYRVVASYGTVDAQMSLYNIGPDLDYMFRPGTTVEKRATSFGADGRVTSGCLFAANEDTVIQTTNSSFALTPAPPLSIAANPDFASPIPSIANLTACGLTPFLNQTLANTTADKNPLPYAAYVHSTLWTFAPGQPLNASDDSTDPSENRCVVMMRSPYPSRWRVTNCGEAHRVACHDPHKPYAWHISSDATPYANAASFCASPAEFSVPHTPLENAHLFSAFQSTAPTDDAVYINLNSLSVRDCWVVGLNGTCPYLPSTDTDRTRIVVVPTVAAVLIFLFAVLTFFVKCAANRRETRRGRKRRLVDGWEYEGVPS